Genomic window (Thermodesulfobacteriota bacterium):
CTTAAGAAGCGAGTGGGGCATATCGTGAAGTCGCAGCTTAGCGACTGGGTGTCGAGGGCGGAGGACCCGGAGAAAATGCTTAACCAGGCCGTAGAGGAGATGGAGGATGGGCTCGAGAAGGCGAGGGTGAAGATAGGAGCGCTCAGGTTCAGGATAGACGAGCAGGAGAAGCTCTCGAAAAGGATCGGGGAGCAGGTGAAGTACTGGCAGGAGAGGGCCGAGGACTACGTGAGGCGGGACATGGAGGAGAACGCCGTCGAGGCCGTGAGGAAGAAGAGGACGCTCGAGGAGAAGGCGAGGAGGCTCGCCGTTGCTCAGGCCGGGGACAGGGGGAAGCTGAAAGACTATGAAAGCCGTTACGCCGAGCTCGATCAGAGAGTCCAGGTTGCCAAGACGAAGAGGACGCTACTCCTTAAAGAGATCGGCGTCATGAAAGGTTCGCCCGCGTCGAAAGAGGACATAACGGGATGCG
Coding sequences:
- a CDS encoding PspA/IM30 family protein codes for the protein MGLKKRVGHIVKSQLSDWVSRAEDPEKMLNQAVEEMEDGLEKARVKIGALRFRIDEQEKLSKRIGEQVKYWQERAEDYVRRDMEENAVEAVRKKRTLEEKARRLAVAQAGDRGKLKDYESRYAELDQRVQVAKTKRTLLLKEIGVMKGSPASKEDITGCAGAYAEEPFDVFRKVEERVTEEAGLFAADREKEREEREHETRLIHEEVENLRRNLNKGGGRK